The Rickettsiales bacterium genome includes a region encoding these proteins:
- the purL gene encoding phosphoribosylformylglycinamidine synthase subunit PurL, translating to MRESAVKNDTGEITPEIVKQHGLSEGEYKNILRIMNREPNMVELGIFSVMWSEHCSYKTTRKWLKEMPTEASWVICGPGENAGVVDIGDSQAAIFKMESHNHPSYIEPFQGAATGVGGILRDVFTMGARPIANMNALRFGDPSHPKTKHLLSGVVDGIGSYGNCVGVPTVGGECNFHSSYNGNILVNAMTVGIADKDKIFYSAAAGVGNSVVYVGSKTGRDGIHGATMASAEFDDKSEEKRPTVQVGDPFTEKLLIEACLELMKTDTILAIQDMGAAGLTSSSLEMAGKGGTGIELELDKVPMREAGMTPYEIMLSESQERMLMVIKPEKEHIARAVFEKWELSFATIGKITDTGNLILKMHGETVADMPIAPVSTDAPIYDRPYEIRQQAEGNRQEWKSLMPDASSLMPNLLTLISEPDLASKRWIYEQYDSQVRNDTVASSGGDAAVVRVHGTGKALAITTDCTPRYCYADPVEGGKQAVAESWRNLTSVGARPLAITNCLNFGNPEKPEIMGQIVGCLQGMKEACLKLDYPIVSGNVSLYNETSGVGILPTPAIGGVGILEDMSKRVSNSFISEGEDILVIGNTKGHLGASLYLREIIGKEEGLPPAVNLEIEKKNGDFVRSLISSGKVTSCHDVSDGGLLVAIAEMSFRKDIGADITISGDAAFWFGEDQARYVVTATTKQTDAIVKLAKDNGVEISIIGKTQVSELTIDKDSIKISELKKVNEGWLPEYMG from the coding sequence ATGCGAGAATCAGCAGTTAAAAATGATACCGGTGAAATCACACCGGAGATAGTAAAACAACATGGTCTTAGTGAGGGTGAATATAAAAATATCCTACGGATAATGAACCGAGAGCCAAACATGGTAGAGCTTGGTATTTTCTCGGTTATGTGGAGCGAGCATTGCTCATATAAAACTACTCGTAAATGGCTAAAGGAGATGCCAACTGAAGCCTCATGGGTGATATGTGGTCCTGGTGAGAATGCTGGGGTTGTTGACATAGGCGACTCTCAAGCGGCGATTTTCAAAATGGAATCGCATAACCACCCATCATATATTGAGCCTTTTCAGGGTGCGGCAACTGGTGTTGGTGGTATATTGCGCGACGTATTTACTATGGGCGCGCGTCCGATAGCCAATATGAACGCCCTACGCTTTGGCGACCCTTCCCACCCCAAGACCAAACATCTACTTTCTGGAGTGGTGGATGGTATTGGCAGCTATGGTAATTGTGTAGGTGTGCCAACTGTTGGCGGTGAATGTAATTTCCACTCATCGTATAATGGTAATATACTGGTAAACGCGATGACAGTTGGAATCGCCGATAAAGACAAGATATTTTATTCCGCCGCCGCTGGGGTTGGTAATTCAGTAGTATATGTCGGCAGCAAAACCGGACGTGATGGCATTCACGGCGCGACTATGGCATCGGCTGAGTTTGACGACAAATCAGAGGAAAAACGCCCGACCGTTCAAGTTGGTGACCCATTCACTGAAAAACTGCTGATAGAAGCCTGCCTTGAGCTAATGAAAACTGACACTATCCTCGCTATTCAGGATATGGGGGCGGCTGGTCTTACCTCCTCCTCACTTGAGATGGCGGGAAAAGGTGGAACTGGCATTGAGCTGGAGCTAGATAAAGTTCCAATGCGTGAGGCTGGAATGACTCCATATGAGATTATGCTCTCTGAATCACAAGAAAGAATGCTTATGGTTATAAAACCAGAGAAAGAGCATATAGCAAGGGCAGTATTTGAGAAATGGGAGCTGTCTTTTGCCACCATCGGTAAAATTACTGATACTGGAAATCTGATACTTAAAATGCACGGCGAAACCGTCGCTGATATGCCTATAGCGCCGGTTTCTACTGACGCTCCGATTTATGACCGACCGTATGAGATAAGGCAACAGGCAGAAGGCAATAGGCAGGAGTGGAAGTCCTTAATGCCTGATGCCTCCAGCCTAATGCCTAATTTGCTTACTTTGATAAGCGAACCTGACCTTGCCAGCAAACGCTGGATTTACGAGCAATATGACTCACAAGTGCGTAATGACACTGTCGCCTCTTCCGGTGGTGACGCGGCGGTAGTTCGGGTACATGGCACGGGCAAAGCTCTTGCGATAACCACTGACTGCACACCTCGTTATTGTTACGCTGATCCGGTAGAAGGTGGCAAGCAAGCGGTCGCTGAAAGCTGGCGCAATTTAACATCTGTTGGCGCAAGACCACTAGCTATTACCAACTGTCTTAATTTCGGCAATCCTGAGAAACCAGAAATCATGGGACAGATAGTTGGCTGCCTGCAAGGGATGAAGGAGGCTTGTCTTAAGCTTGATTACCCGATTGTTTCCGGCAATGTCTCGCTATATAATGAGACTAGTGGCGTTGGGATACTTCCTACTCCGGCGATTGGTGGGGTTGGTATTTTGGAAGATATGAGCAAACGAGTAAGTAATAGCTTTATATCAGAGGGTGAGGATATTCTTGTTATAGGAAATACTAAGGGTCATCTCGGAGCTTCCTTATATCTGCGTGAGATAATAGGTAAGGAAGAAGGTTTGCCTCCGGCTGTAAATCTTGAGATTGAAAAGAAAAATGGGGATTTCGTCCGCTCGCTAATTAGCTCCGGCAAAGTGACTTCTTGCCATGATGTGTCTGATGGTGGTCTGTTAGTCGCTATAGCTGAGATGAGTTTTAGAAAAGATATTGGCGCTGATATAACAATAAGCGGTGACGCGGCGTTCTGGTTTGGTGAGGATCAAGCACGTTATGTTGTAACCGCGACAACTAAGCAAACTGACGCTATAGTAAAACTAGCGAAAGATAATGGCGTAGAAATCTCAATTATTGGAAAAACACAAGTTAGTGAACTGACTATTGATAAAGACTCTATAAAAATCAGTGAATTAAAAAAAGTAAATGAAGGTTGGTTGCCTGAATATATGGGGTAA
- the bcp gene encoding thioredoxin-dependent thiol peroxidase, producing MATNTAENIKNSSMTELTEGNKAPAFDMPINGGSDIKLNELSGKNIVLYFYPKDDTPGCTTEAKDFTSLIKEFEKLDTIIIGVSKDSVEKHDKFQEKYDIAFPLASDEGIKTIQDYGVWKEKKNYGKTYMGIERSTFLIDKKGIIRQIWRKVKVAGHAEKVLEAVKGL from the coding sequence ATGGCGACAAATACAGCAGAAAACATAAAAAATAGTAGTATGACAGAACTTACAGAAGGCAATAAAGCTCCTGCCTTTGATATGCCTATAAATGGTGGCAGTGATATAAAACTTAATGAATTATCTGGTAAAAACATAGTGTTATATTTTTACCCGAAAGATGACACACCGGGATGCACCACTGAGGCTAAAGATTTTACGAGTTTGATTAAGGAATTTGAGAAACTGGATACTATAATAATTGGCGTATCCAAAGATAGCGTGGAAAAACACGATAAATTTCAGGAAAAATATGATATAGCTTTCCCGCTTGCTTCCGATGAGGGAATCAAGACAATACAGGATTATGGCGTGTGGAAAGAGAAAAAAAATTATGGAAAAACCTATATGGGGATAGAACGCTCCACTTTTCTTATTGATAAAAAAGGAATTATCCGCCAGATATGGCGTAAAGTAAAAGTAGCTGGACACGCTGAAAAAGTGCTGGAGGCAGTAAAAGGATTATAA